A single window of Oncorhynchus keta strain PuntledgeMale-10-30-2019 chromosome 34, Oket_V2, whole genome shotgun sequence DNA harbors:
- the LOC127915126 gene encoding uncharacterized protein LOC127915126 isoform X1: protein MATRAAYFSPSEAQILMEAYEEVKDIIKKKGNTATVIKQREKAWQSIADRLNALNMNGPKRTWQQVKIKYKNILQNAVKKNTHRQGTGGGSPKADLTPAEDMALELNKGRPVLEGIPGGKETSIGSSQDATRFIQVSGSTVFLLEPPAQAPDDADPGEGPSAAATAHDGDDDDEEETISLDSRRHEDPDAIQWENQPGNISSQAIRKLYGNHLRRQIELADIDIQYKKKKMENLALESEIKKRTIRKLDLEIKKLERELQEDDTAQNKN, encoded by the exons atggcaactagagccgcgtacttttccccgtcggaagcacaaatcctcatggaggcatacgaggaggtaaaagatataattaagaagaaaggcaacaccgccacagtgataaagcaaagagaaaaagcgtggcaaagtattgcagaccgcctgaatgc attaaacatgaacgggccaaaacggacatggcagcaggtcaaaatcaaatacaagaaCATTCTGCAGAATG CAGTGAAAAAGAATACCCACAGACAAGGCACGGGTGGTGGGTCACCAAAGGCTGACCTTACCCCAGCAGAGGACATGGCCTTGGAGCTAAATAAAGGCAGGCCCGTCTTAGAGGGGATCCCTGGGGGGAAAGAGACGAGCATAGGTTCCTCCCAAGATGCCACCCGCTTCATTCaag TGTCTGGCAGCACTGTGTTCCTGTTAGAGCCACCAGCACAAGCACCAGACGATGCTGATCCA GGTGAAGGCCCCagtgcagcagcaacagcacatgatggagacgatgatgatgaggaggagaccaTCTCTCTGGATTCCAGAAGGCATGAG GACCCAGATGCTATACAGTGGGAAAACCAGCCTGGCAACATA AGCTCACAAGCTATCAGAAAGTTGTATGGCAACCACCTCCGGCGCCAAATAGAACTGGCAGACATAGACATTCAGTACAAGAAGAAAAAGATGGAAAATCTTGCACTGGAGTCCGAAATAAAAAAGAGGACAATTAGGAAACTGGACCTTGAAATAAAAAAacttgagagggag CTCCAAGAAGATGACACAGCTCAAAATAAAAATTAG
- the LOC127915126 gene encoding uncharacterized protein LOC127915126 isoform X2, whose protein sequence is MPVKKNTHRQGTGGGSPKADLTPAEDMALELNKGRPVLEGIPGGKETSIGSSQDATRFIQVSGSTVFLLEPPAQAPDDADPGEGPSAAATAHDGDDDDEEETISLDSRRHEDPDAIQWENQPGNISSQAIRKLYGNHLRRQIELADIDIQYKKKKMENLALESEIKKRTIRKLDLEIKKLERELQEDDTAQNKN, encoded by the exons atgc CAGTGAAAAAGAATACCCACAGACAAGGCACGGGTGGTGGGTCACCAAAGGCTGACCTTACCCCAGCAGAGGACATGGCCTTGGAGCTAAATAAAGGCAGGCCCGTCTTAGAGGGGATCCCTGGGGGGAAAGAGACGAGCATAGGTTCCTCCCAAGATGCCACCCGCTTCATTCaag TGTCTGGCAGCACTGTGTTCCTGTTAGAGCCACCAGCACAAGCACCAGACGATGCTGATCCA GGTGAAGGCCCCagtgcagcagcaacagcacatgatggagacgatgatgatgaggaggagaccaTCTCTCTGGATTCCAGAAGGCATGAG GACCCAGATGCTATACAGTGGGAAAACCAGCCTGGCAACATA AGCTCACAAGCTATCAGAAAGTTGTATGGCAACCACCTCCGGCGCCAAATAGAACTGGCAGACATAGACATTCAGTACAAGAAGAAAAAGATGGAAAATCTTGCACTGGAGTCCGAAATAAAAAAGAGGACAATTAGGAAACTGGACCTTGAAATAAAAAAacttgagagggag CTCCAAGAAGATGACACAGCTCAAAATAAAAATTAG